From Triticum urartu cultivar G1812 chromosome 2, Tu2.1, whole genome shotgun sequence, a single genomic window includes:
- the LOC125539333 gene encoding uncharacterized protein LOC125539333 isoform X1 — protein MEAAASSLSSLLVSLRVDGPWTPPAAWDSIAPESASAGVPGPAGRPSRDPIYELTSVPDAALVRLALHALHGVKSSLDEIDELSVLFSSSPADRTSHRIANVWSRSSSTASIGHILSSIGSTGLAVFFLRKFVHYYLFQSREVNCRNREGHGHDVSDDKDTEHSPPYSLVNQAFAAAVEKVLEGYFCSLNTLPPSVKLRRSVGQPDRPSMTSDRASCNSSSEITLLEVYLHTEELRRHIKSLGNICFPKFAGLALCQEGLTTDSNLEFENFPRGTDLLSYLYVRLRDADPVHYALLKYLFIRSCEPYCNFIKLWIYRASVDDPYEEFLITQTENNQIQGGSLGPLGDFTALPFKGSNHVSVPCFLKDICNPLLRTGQQLQVLMKVVKSCNLCSTGGDNYDTSKTILLEEILPWFGTPIECSVNSFTFSKSKAEAVICQRDAMYKSMLEKLHHFFLNIEIIPFGPPSNSLHKSKSPLDTSVSDVELLYGGTHALPICDIMSADEKDNDAYSTSQESSDKLDPLESSECSSSYSSMDEIEVESGITCGNLSSSRFSLYYTSTGEAKCSSETQNVLSYQTSSHHNGTNSASPNDEHHRNVDLGCSNVPMHSQNVEHNVMPDALELDYQYSKFWPFGKFPKNTFNSSPGKMCLVDEFLYTNNESAVEQVSHDDVVYPSHTEKSWNSSIPYNLSTNPILKNAAGHHMESDLRGKWKNQALKSFAFESVTNPCEVYCERSTSLVESEAGATKVVHSTSQISKQPDCSSELLQAKTGSQGYLASSGETEASDNLPKNVCGGALWEKLLEYTAKSTEKIAGDSSSASDMPLDIAIDKCIIQEVLLQYKYVSSFTMKLLEEGFDLCGHLLALRRYHFMELADWAESFIVSIYHKKWFSVKSEQKRAEIQGLLDLALQRSSCDTDPYKEKLFIYMKEQPVTSVAASEHGFHMLDDFLLGYKVDWPVNIVITEEALRRYAEIFCYLVQVRFAVLSLTEVWRFLKELTQLISRSGHSRPDILKELNSVMKVRHQVYHFLSTLQQYHHCNLSDISWRRFQHSLKHQVKDMRDIEYVHLCYVTDALHICFLSNETKPVATIIKSMLQQALEFRSCFKSLNDLSESTVNQLNLHSLINFSQVDAIKTRFESNIKDLYILHSKSSKYEELGLSRFWGYLNYNEYHSLKITKDVGCFYF, from the exons ATGGAGGCCGCCGCCTCCAGCCTCTCGTCGCTGCTCGTCAGCCTCCGCGTGGACGGCCCCTGGACGCCGCCTGCAGCCTGGGATTCCATCGCCCCCGAGAGCGCGTCCGCCGGTGTTCCAGGCCCTGCAGGGCGTCCCTCTCGGGATCCAATCTACGAGCTCACCTCCGTTCCT GATGCTGCTTTGGTTCGTTTGGCTTTGCATGCACTGCATGGTGTCAAATCATCGCTAGATGAGATTGACGAGCTTTCTGTGTTGTTCTCCTCAAGTCCGGCAGACAGGACATCTCATCGCATTGCAAATGTGTGGTCACGGTCATCTAGCACTGCCTCTATTGGACATATTCTCAGTTCTATAGGCTCTACAGGTCTTGCAGTTTTCTTCTTGCGCAAGTTTGTGCACTATTATCTTTTCCAAAGTCGAGAAGTAAATTGTAGAAATAGAGAAGGACATGGACATGATGTTTCTGATGACAAAGACACTGAGCATTCTCCTCCTTATAGTCTAGTGAACCAAGCATTTGCTGCAGCAGTTGAAAAAGTTCTAGAAGGCTATTTCTGTTCCTTGAATACTTTACCACCTTCAGTTAAGCTGAGGCGGTCAGTGGGACAACCTGATAGACCTTCCATGACCTCAGATAGAGCTAGTTGTAATTCTAGCTCTGAAATCACTCTTCTGGAAGTTTATCTCCACACCGAGGAGTTGAGAAGGCATATTAAGTCCCTTGGAAATATTTGTTTTCCTAAGTTTGCAGGTCTTGCATTATGCCAGGAGGGTTTGACTACTGATTCTAACTTGGAGTTTGAGAATTTTCCGCGGGGCACTGATTTGCTTTCTTATTTGTATGTCCGCCTTCGT GATGCTGATCCAGTTCACTATGCTCTTTTGAAATATCTCTTCATTCGTTCCTGTGAGCCATACTGTAACTTCATTAAGTTATGGATTTACCGAGCTAGTGTTGATGACCCTTATGAAGAATTTCTCATAACACAAACCGAGAACAACCAGATTCAAGGAGGTTCGTTGGGCCCACTAGGTGATTTCACTGCATTGCCCTTCAAG GGAAGTAATCATGTATCTGTTCCATGTTTTCTGAAAGATATATGCAATCCTCTTTTACGCACTGGGCAGCAGCTTCAAGTGCTCATGAAGGTTGTAAAGTCATGCAATCTTTGTTCTACTGGAGGAGATAATTATGACACTAGTAAAACTATCCTTCTGGAGGAAATTCTCCCATGGTTTGGTACGCCAATTGAGTGCTCAGTGAATTCATTTACTTTCTCAAAAAGCAAGGCTGAAGCAGTAATATGTCAGAGAGACGCTATGTACAAGTCAATGCTAGAGAAGCTCCATCATTTTTTCTTAAATATTGAG ATAATTCCTTTTGGTCCTCCGTCAAACTCCCTGCATAAAAGTAAAAGCCCTCTAGACACATCAGTTTCAGATGTGGAGCTATTGTATGGCGGCACCCATGCTCTACCAATTTGTGATAT TATGTCTGCAGATGAAAAAGACAATGATGCTTATTCAACATCGCAAGAATCTTCAGATAAACTAGATCCACTGGAATCTTCAGAATGCTCTTCTTCTTATAGTTCTATGGATGAAATTGAGGTTGAGAGTGGCATCACTTGTGGTAATTTGTCTAGTTCCAGGTTTTCATTGTACTATACAAGTACAGGTGAAGCAAAATGCTCCTCAGAAACCCAAAATGTGCTTTCATATCAAACTAGTTCTCATCACAACGGGACAAACTCTGCAAGCCCTAATGATGAGCACCATAGAAATGTTGATTTGGGTTGCAGCAACGTTCCCATGCACTCGCAGAATGTGGAACATAATGTGATGCCTGATGCTCTAGAACTGGATTACCAGTATAGTAAATTTTGGCCATTTGGCAAATTTCCAAAGAACACATTTAATAGTTCCCCTGGAAAAATGTGTTTAGTTGATGAGTTTCTGTATACTAACAATGAAAGTGCAGTGGAGCAAGTATCACATGATGATGTAGTTTATCCATCACACACAGAGAAGTCTTGGAATTCTAGCATTCCTTACAATCTCAGCACCAATCCCATTCTGAAGAATGCGGCTGGTCATCATATGGAGAGTGACTTGCGAGGAAAATGGAAAAATCAAGCACTTAAAAGCTTTGCTTTCGAGTCGGTCACGAATCCATGTGAAGTATACTGTGAAAGAAGCACGTCCCTTGTGGAGTCTGAAGCCGGAGCTACAAAGGTTGTACATTCCACTTCTCAGATTTCTAAACAGCCTGATTGTTCCAGTGAGCTTCTTCAAGCTAAGACAGGGAGTCAGGGATACCTTGCTTCATCAGGAGAAACAGAAGCAAGTGATAATCTTCCAAAAAATGTCTGCGGGGGAGCATTATGGGAGAAATTGTTAGAATATACTGCTAAATCAACAGAAAAGATAGCTGGAGATAGTAGTTCAGCATCTGATATGCCACTTGATATAGCTATTGACAAGTGCATTATACAAGAAGTTCTGCTTCA ATATAAATATGTTAGCAGCTTCACAATGAAGTTGCTTGAGGAGGGTTTTGATCTTTGTGGACATCTACTAGCACTACGACGGTACCATTTCATGGAACTAGCTGACTGGGCAGAGTCTTTTATTGTTTCCATTTATCATAAG AAATGGTTCTCTGTTAAGTCTGAGCAGAAAAGAGCAGAGATCCAAGGGCTTCTTGACTTGGCCTTGCAGAGGTCTTCATGTGATACCGATCCTTATAAGGAAAAACTGTTTATATACATGAAAGAACAGCCAGTCACTTCTGTGGCAGCCTCTGAACATG GTTTCCACATGCTGGATGACTTCTTGCTGGGTTATAAAGTTGATTGGCCAGTGAATATTGTCATTACAGAGGAGGCACTTAGGAGATATGCTGAAATATTCTGTTATCTTGTTCAAGTCAGGTTTGCAGTCTTATCACTGACTGAAGTATGGCGGTTTCTAAAG GAGTTGACACAGTTAATCAGTCGCTCTGGCCACAGTAGACCTGATATATTGAAAGAATTAAACTCTGTGATGAAAGTGAG ACATCAAGTTTACCATTTTCTATCAACATTACAGCAGTACCACCATTGCAATTTGTCTGATATATCATGGCGCCGTTTTCAACATTCCCTTAAACATCAG GTTAAAGATATGCGGGATATCGAGTATGTGCATTTGTGTTATGTTACAGACGCACTTCACAT ATGTTTCTTATCCAATGAGACAAAACCAGTTGCCACCATAATCAAAAGCATGCTTCAACAAGCTTTGGAGTTCCGGTCATGTTTTAAGAGTCTTAATGACCTTTCAGAATCAACAGTTAATCAGCTTAATCTGCATTCTCTTATAAACTTCTCTCAG GTGGATGCAATTAAAACGAGGTTTGAGAGTAACATCAAAGATCTGTATATTTTGCATTCGAAGTCTTCAAAGTATGAGGAGCTTGGTCTTTCTCGCTTCTGGGGGTATCTGAACTACAATGAGTATCACTCTTTGAAAATCACCAAGGATGTGGGCTGCTTCTACTTCTGA
- the LOC125539333 gene encoding uncharacterized protein LOC125539333 isoform X2, translating to MEAAASSLSSLLVSLRVDGPWTPPAAWDSIAPESASAGVPGPAGRPSRDPIYELTSVPDAALVRLALHALHGVKSSLDEIDELSVLFSSSPADRTSHRIANVWSRSSSTASIGHILSSIGSTGLAVFFLRKFVHYYLFQSREVNCRNREGHGHDVSDDKDTEHSPPYSLVNQAFAAAVEKVLEGYFCSLNTLPPSVKLRRSVGQPDRPSMTSDRASCNSSSEITLLEVYLHTEELRRHIKSLGNICFPKFAGLALCQEGLTTDSNLEFENFPRGTDLLSYLYVRLRDADPVHYALLKYLFIRSCEPYCNFIKLWIYRASVDDPYEEFLITQTENNQIQGGSLGPLGDFTALPFKGSNHVSVPCFLKDICNPLLRTGQQLQVLMKVVKSCNLCSTGGDNYDTSKTILLEEILPWFGTPIECSVNSFTFSKSKAEAVICQRDAMYKSMLEKLHHFFLNIEIIPFGPPSNSLHKSKSPLDTSVSDVELLYGGTHALPICDIMSADEKDNDAYSTSQESSDKLDPLESSECSSSYSSMDEIEVESGITCGNLSSSRFSLYYTSTGEAKCSSETQNVLSYQTSSHHNGTNSASPNDEHHRNVDLGCSNVPMHSQNVEHNVMPDALELDYQYSKFWPFGKFPKNTFNSSPGKMCLVDEFLYTNNESAVEQVSHDDVVYPSHTEKSWNSSIPYNLSTNPILKNAAGHHMESDLRGKWKNQALKSFAFESVTNPCEVYCERSTSLVESEAGATKVVHSTSQISKQPDCSSELLQAKTGSQGYLASSGETEASDNLPKNVCGGALWEKLLEYTAKSTEKIAGDSSSASDMPLDIAIDKCIIQEVLLQYKYVSSFTMKLLEEGFDLCGHLLALRRYHFMELADWAESFIVSIYHKKWFSVKSEQKRAEIQGLLDLALQRSSCDTDPYKEKLFIYMKEQPVTSVAASEHVLAARFPHAG from the exons ATGGAGGCCGCCGCCTCCAGCCTCTCGTCGCTGCTCGTCAGCCTCCGCGTGGACGGCCCCTGGACGCCGCCTGCAGCCTGGGATTCCATCGCCCCCGAGAGCGCGTCCGCCGGTGTTCCAGGCCCTGCAGGGCGTCCCTCTCGGGATCCAATCTACGAGCTCACCTCCGTTCCT GATGCTGCTTTGGTTCGTTTGGCTTTGCATGCACTGCATGGTGTCAAATCATCGCTAGATGAGATTGACGAGCTTTCTGTGTTGTTCTCCTCAAGTCCGGCAGACAGGACATCTCATCGCATTGCAAATGTGTGGTCACGGTCATCTAGCACTGCCTCTATTGGACATATTCTCAGTTCTATAGGCTCTACAGGTCTTGCAGTTTTCTTCTTGCGCAAGTTTGTGCACTATTATCTTTTCCAAAGTCGAGAAGTAAATTGTAGAAATAGAGAAGGACATGGACATGATGTTTCTGATGACAAAGACACTGAGCATTCTCCTCCTTATAGTCTAGTGAACCAAGCATTTGCTGCAGCAGTTGAAAAAGTTCTAGAAGGCTATTTCTGTTCCTTGAATACTTTACCACCTTCAGTTAAGCTGAGGCGGTCAGTGGGACAACCTGATAGACCTTCCATGACCTCAGATAGAGCTAGTTGTAATTCTAGCTCTGAAATCACTCTTCTGGAAGTTTATCTCCACACCGAGGAGTTGAGAAGGCATATTAAGTCCCTTGGAAATATTTGTTTTCCTAAGTTTGCAGGTCTTGCATTATGCCAGGAGGGTTTGACTACTGATTCTAACTTGGAGTTTGAGAATTTTCCGCGGGGCACTGATTTGCTTTCTTATTTGTATGTCCGCCTTCGT GATGCTGATCCAGTTCACTATGCTCTTTTGAAATATCTCTTCATTCGTTCCTGTGAGCCATACTGTAACTTCATTAAGTTATGGATTTACCGAGCTAGTGTTGATGACCCTTATGAAGAATTTCTCATAACACAAACCGAGAACAACCAGATTCAAGGAGGTTCGTTGGGCCCACTAGGTGATTTCACTGCATTGCCCTTCAAG GGAAGTAATCATGTATCTGTTCCATGTTTTCTGAAAGATATATGCAATCCTCTTTTACGCACTGGGCAGCAGCTTCAAGTGCTCATGAAGGTTGTAAAGTCATGCAATCTTTGTTCTACTGGAGGAGATAATTATGACACTAGTAAAACTATCCTTCTGGAGGAAATTCTCCCATGGTTTGGTACGCCAATTGAGTGCTCAGTGAATTCATTTACTTTCTCAAAAAGCAAGGCTGAAGCAGTAATATGTCAGAGAGACGCTATGTACAAGTCAATGCTAGAGAAGCTCCATCATTTTTTCTTAAATATTGAG ATAATTCCTTTTGGTCCTCCGTCAAACTCCCTGCATAAAAGTAAAAGCCCTCTAGACACATCAGTTTCAGATGTGGAGCTATTGTATGGCGGCACCCATGCTCTACCAATTTGTGATAT TATGTCTGCAGATGAAAAAGACAATGATGCTTATTCAACATCGCAAGAATCTTCAGATAAACTAGATCCACTGGAATCTTCAGAATGCTCTTCTTCTTATAGTTCTATGGATGAAATTGAGGTTGAGAGTGGCATCACTTGTGGTAATTTGTCTAGTTCCAGGTTTTCATTGTACTATACAAGTACAGGTGAAGCAAAATGCTCCTCAGAAACCCAAAATGTGCTTTCATATCAAACTAGTTCTCATCACAACGGGACAAACTCTGCAAGCCCTAATGATGAGCACCATAGAAATGTTGATTTGGGTTGCAGCAACGTTCCCATGCACTCGCAGAATGTGGAACATAATGTGATGCCTGATGCTCTAGAACTGGATTACCAGTATAGTAAATTTTGGCCATTTGGCAAATTTCCAAAGAACACATTTAATAGTTCCCCTGGAAAAATGTGTTTAGTTGATGAGTTTCTGTATACTAACAATGAAAGTGCAGTGGAGCAAGTATCACATGATGATGTAGTTTATCCATCACACACAGAGAAGTCTTGGAATTCTAGCATTCCTTACAATCTCAGCACCAATCCCATTCTGAAGAATGCGGCTGGTCATCATATGGAGAGTGACTTGCGAGGAAAATGGAAAAATCAAGCACTTAAAAGCTTTGCTTTCGAGTCGGTCACGAATCCATGTGAAGTATACTGTGAAAGAAGCACGTCCCTTGTGGAGTCTGAAGCCGGAGCTACAAAGGTTGTACATTCCACTTCTCAGATTTCTAAACAGCCTGATTGTTCCAGTGAGCTTCTTCAAGCTAAGACAGGGAGTCAGGGATACCTTGCTTCATCAGGAGAAACAGAAGCAAGTGATAATCTTCCAAAAAATGTCTGCGGGGGAGCATTATGGGAGAAATTGTTAGAATATACTGCTAAATCAACAGAAAAGATAGCTGGAGATAGTAGTTCAGCATCTGATATGCCACTTGATATAGCTATTGACAAGTGCATTATACAAGAAGTTCTGCTTCA ATATAAATATGTTAGCAGCTTCACAATGAAGTTGCTTGAGGAGGGTTTTGATCTTTGTGGACATCTACTAGCACTACGACGGTACCATTTCATGGAACTAGCTGACTGGGCAGAGTCTTTTATTGTTTCCATTTATCATAAG AAATGGTTCTCTGTTAAGTCTGAGCAGAAAAGAGCAGAGATCCAAGGGCTTCTTGACTTGGCCTTGCAGAGGTCTTCATGTGATACCGATCCTTATAAGGAAAAACTGTTTATATACATGAAAGAACAGCCAGTCACTTCTGTGGCAGCCTCTGAACATG TTTTGGCGGCCAGGTTTCCACATGCTGGATGA